A single genomic interval of Dyella sp. GSA-30 harbors:
- a CDS encoding DUF6165 family protein: MSLIQTPVSYGELIDKITILEIKSRQITDPAKLANVRNELDLLNATWANDAASKTDISRERADLLKVNETLWDIEDRIRLKEKAQAFDQEFIELARAVYFRNDERAAFKREINLKLGSQLVEEKSYQDYRAS; this comes from the coding sequence ATGAGCCTTATCCAAACGCCGGTGTCCTACGGCGAACTGATCGACAAGATCACCATTCTCGAAATCAAGTCGCGTCAGATTACCGACCCGGCCAAGCTGGCCAATGTGCGCAACGAGCTGGACCTGCTCAATGCGACCTGGGCCAATGACGCCGCTTCGAAGACGGATATTTCCCGTGAGCGTGCCGATCTGCTCAAGGTCAATGAAACCTTGTGGGATATCGAAGACCGTATTCGCCTGAAGGAAAAGGCGCAGGCATTCGATCAGGAATTTATCGAGCTGGCTCGCGCGGTGTATTTCCGCAATGACGAGCGCGCTGCGTTCAAGCGCGAGATCAATCTCAAGCTTGGTTCGCAGTTGGTGGAAGAGAAGTCGTATCAGGATTATCGCGCGTCTTGA
- a CDS encoding glycosyltransferase family 9 protein, whose amino-acid sequence MSAPTSICLLRTSAIGDVTHVVPLVRTLQQAWPQTRLTWIVGKLERKLVGDLPGVEFVTFDKGAGWGGMRAVRESLRNQRFDALLQMQVAMRSNLLSLGIRAKRRIGYDHARAKDLHGLVINERIPARTGEHVLDAIGSFCEPLGLKQREVRWDIPIPDEAHAWAAEKLPGDTPTLLVSPTSSHALRNWEPARYAQVMDHAAAKGWRVVLVGGPSALERSMADTILATTRHKPLDLTGKDTLKQLMAMLARAPMLLTPDSGPMHMANSVGCKVLGLHAASNPDRSGPYSDRRWCVNMYDAAARKYLGKPAHEIPWGTKIEKPGVMDLISVDAVIERFEACAAFLKK is encoded by the coding sequence ATGTCCGCTCCCACCTCGATCTGCCTGTTGCGCACCTCGGCCATCGGCGATGTCACACACGTCGTCCCGCTGGTCCGGACCCTGCAGCAGGCCTGGCCGCAAACGCGGCTGACCTGGATCGTCGGCAAACTCGAGCGCAAGCTGGTTGGCGACCTTCCTGGCGTGGAGTTCGTCACCTTCGACAAGGGCGCCGGCTGGGGCGGCATGCGCGCCGTACGCGAAAGTTTGCGAAATCAGCGGTTTGACGCCTTGCTGCAGATGCAGGTGGCCATGCGTTCGAATCTCCTCAGCCTGGGGATTCGCGCGAAACGCCGCATCGGTTACGACCACGCGCGCGCCAAGGATCTGCACGGCCTGGTGATCAACGAACGTATTCCCGCACGAACCGGCGAGCATGTGCTCGACGCCATCGGCAGCTTCTGCGAGCCGCTGGGACTGAAACAACGTGAAGTGCGTTGGGATATCCCGATTCCCGATGAGGCGCATGCCTGGGCAGCGGAAAAGCTTCCCGGCGATACGCCGACGTTGCTGGTCAGCCCGACATCGAGCCATGCGCTACGCAACTGGGAGCCGGCGCGCTACGCCCAGGTCATGGACCATGCCGCCGCCAAGGGCTGGCGCGTGGTACTGGTCGGCGGACCGTCGGCGCTTGAGCGCAGCATGGCCGACACGATTCTCGCCACGACACGCCACAAGCCACTCGACCTGACCGGCAAGGACACCCTCAAGCAGTTGATGGCGATGCTCGCCCGTGCACCGATGCTGCTGACGCCCGATTCGGGGCCGATGCATATGGCAAATTCGGTCGGCTGCAAGGTGCTGGGTTTGCATGCCGCGAGCAACCCGGATCGTTCCGGTCCTTACTCGGATCGACGCTGGTGCGTGAACATGTATGACGCGGCGGCGCGCAAATATCTGGGCAAGCCGGCGCATGAAATCCCGTGGGGCACGAAGATCGAAAAGCCCGGGGTGATGGATTTGATTTCGGTGGATGCGGTGATCGAGCGGTTTGAGGCGTGTGCGGCGTTTTTGAAGAAGTAG